In Mytilus edulis chromosome 4, xbMytEdul2.2, whole genome shotgun sequence, the following proteins share a genomic window:
- the LOC139521094 gene encoding centromere-associated protein E-like, with product MALKQQLTVKTSWTPQGDIDSLLGHYENEENEESTSLKEDELSPIVFSRPEDSDSCVLYLKSCPGKTVSVKYLEILSDRKTVEINHKSEGYMFCMRGHSVASDQGETIYSCSSKMDFTCDNISFKFPTKIDVDAIKLYKIKLNISIVDKEDSPSFGRTIDLEKVKDYLGDIPESAKGLYNSMEAYQKNQQSMSAAMSTGSGMNMGGLGMMGLMSALMGNLNMSPSGRLSNSPKLNESKIQEKDINDSDGQSSTEIESVTTDNTADDVGSPCKKEENGEKTKIDPPQTLPQKSRLSNLLNGVESGQSDSGMFSMLKEICSTVSKQRDTPQKDTVLISEKKKEKEEKPTLGDKSVGSVIEEQLQKTEERLKIYVDKQLTELEKRLNERLDKTLTCTCKKDDVQKIEETLKLDLTKQLSELEHRMNEKFDKILNFVSKTEDIKPP from the exons ATGGCACTCAAACAACAACTAACAGTAAAAACTTCCTGGACTCCACAAGGGGATATTGATAGTTTGTTGGGGCATTATGAAAATGAGGA AAATGAAGAAAGTACTTCACTGAAGGAAGATGAATTATCTCCCATTGTTTTCTCCAGACCTGAGGACAGTGATAGTTGTGTACTGTATCTGAAAAGTTGTCCAGGAAAAACAGTGTCAGTTAAATACCTAGAAATACTAAGTGATAGGAAAACAGTAGAGATTAACCATAAAAGTGAGGGTTATATGTTTTGTATGAGAGGACATTCTGTAGCTAGTGATCAAGGGGAGACAATCTATAGCTGTTCATCAAAAATGGATTTTACATGTGACAACATCTCTTTTAAG TTTCCAACAAAGATTGATGTTGATGCTATCAAATTATACAAGATAAAACTAAACATAAGCATTGTTGATAAGGAAGACAGTCCTAGCTTTGGGAGAACTATTGATTTGGAGAAAGTAAAAGATTACTTAGGTGATATTCCTGAAAGTGCCAAAGGTCTTTATAATAGTATGGAGGCATATCAAAAG aATCAACAATCCATGTCAGCAGCTATGTCAACAGGAAGTGGTATGAATATGGGAGGTTTAGGAATGATGGGATTGATGTCTGCATTGATGGGAAATTTGAATATGTCACCATCTGGCAGGCTGTCAAATTCTCCCAAACTGAATGAATCAAAAATtcaagaaaaagatataaatgatTCTGATGGTCAAAGTTCAACAGAAATAGAATCAGTGACTACAGACAATACAGCAGATGATGTTGGATCTCCATGCAAGAAAGAGGAAAATGGCGAAAAGACAAAAATTGACCCTCCTCAAACATTACCTCAGAAAAGCAGGTTGAGTAATTTATTGAATGGTGTTGAAAGTGGACAAAGTGATTCTGGAATGTTCAGTATGTTAAAGGAAATCTGTAGTACTGTGTCCAAGCAGAGAGATACACCACAGAAGGATACAGTATTAATTAG tgaaaagaaaaaagaaaaagaagaaaaaccaaCTCTAGGAGATAAATCTGTTGGGTCAGTTATAGAGGAACAGTTACAGAAAACAGAAGAAAGACTTAAAATTTATGTTGATAAACAGTTAACAGAATTAGAAAAGAGATTGAATGAAAGATTAGACAAAACTTTAACTTGTACATGTAAAAAGGATGATGTACAGAAAATTGAAGAAACACTCAAATTAgatttaacaaaacaattatctGAATTAGAACATAGAATGAATGAAAAGTTTGATaagatattaaattttgttaGTAAAACTGAGGATATAAAACCTCCCTGA